The DNA window cataaaaaaatatatcacaTTAGCAGGAAATTTTGGAGGGGGGTGTGATGATTAATATGTGAAATATCTGAGTTTTGATAAAACTAAAAATCTTTTACAAACTCCATTATGTTTCTACAAAGCCCTTACAGGAGTATTTGGAAGAGgcaaatatttcactttaaaCACTGTGTTACCattaacaacaaacaaacaaaaaaaaacaggaattcaaataaaataacaaatttaaatgtaaaaaaaaccaacccagaaCCACCACCAACCCAAAACCAAAGTCTTCAACACCTGAATTCATTCCATGTACTCAGAGCCAGGTTCAGCAAATAATCCCACATGCCCAGAGTGTACCAACTTACCTGAGAAATGAAGGAATGCAGCAGTGGTTTTCAGAAGATATGATAAGCCTTGcaaaattaaatcagattttagAAGGTAAGAGAAATGAAAGCCAATGAGAGGGAACTTCTGTGCATGTTACCACTGCTACCAGAGGCACCTTGCTCTTCAGGGAACAATGAAGAGAATTCTTCCAGTCTGCAATCTCTCTGCACGTGCACAAGCCCACATGTTCTCAAGAACAATACCTGAGCTATTCCTGGGAGACaagatccctctgcagagttTCCTATAGCCTACATTACACACTTTCTCAAAACGATGCCTAGGCTGAAGAAATGAGTAAAGACAAATGACCTGCCAAGTTTTATTGCCTTCTTAAGGAAATACATTGCTTTAGTTCTCATTAAAGGCTCCAGATTAGACTCTCATAGCCTTATTCCATTCCTTTTAAGTCAAAATCAAACTGTTGAATACAATAAATAGGTAAATGCAGGTCCTCAAgcctgcaaaataatttttcaattaaaatacaagaaacTGCCCTGCAGCTTTCAGTTTCGACTAGGTTTAGATGTGAAAAATCACAACAGTTGCCagccacattttaaaataaattgctttttcacacacagatttttttacCATCATCAGCATATGCTTTGTAGTAGgacatttaattttcaaagccACGCGGGGCAGAAATTGCTACACTTTCAAACATTTCCAGCAACAACCTGAAAGTGAAACTGGTTTCACAAGTTTACTACTCCTTATAAAGGGAACAAAGTCACAATATCAGAAGTCATAAAAATTGCACGGGGAGGGGGGAAGCGGCCGCAAAGAATGCAAAACTTTTGAAGCGCTGATATTAAAGAAAACTCTCCAGCACTTAATGCGAGGATGCCGGAAAAGTGAACTTTAAAGGCTGGAAGTACAGGAGGAAGTTACTGAAACCCCGCAGTTCAGCGGAGCAGGGGGAGAAGCGGATCCGAGGGCACCGCGAGAAGCTCAAACTTTCCTCCGGGACaacagggaaaggggagaaaggaCAAAACCCGACCCCGCACAGCCGGGCCACAACAAAGGGGTCCGGCCGGGACACGTGGGGGCGGCACGGCCGGACCCTGCCGCGGCTCCCCGGGACCCtccccgagcagcagcgccggcccggcccccggAGCCCCCGCCCCGGGCGGGCACAGCCCCCCGCaccccgcggggccgcccccgcaGCACCCGGGGTGTCCCCGCTCCCTCCCGCACGCtgcggggccgcctccccccgCGGGCACCGGGGGTCGCTCCGCTCCCACCCGCGGCTCAGCCCACGCCGCTCCCCCCCTCAGGAGCTGGGGCTTCCGCGGGGCCGCGCCTCCCGCGGGCTCCGGTACTCACCAGttcctttgtgttttccatCAGGCCCTcatgggcaggagctgcttgcTGCCTCTGCGCGCTCGCCCCAGGGGCTCGGGCGCTGCGGGTGCCCGCGGTCGGGGCCgagcccggcggggcgggggcggcccgggCAGTTCAGCCGCTCCGAGCGCCGGGGAGCGACCGGGACCGACTGCGGCCGCCGGGACATCAACAACACGGGCGCACGGCTGCGCAGGCGCAGACACGCCCCCGCCGGGCTCGGGCTGCGCGGGGCGGCCCCACTGCCATATCCCCGCACTCTGGGCGAATTCATTCGTTACCGGGGGTGGGCGCTCCGCACCAAGGCGGGGACCGCGGGGAGGGTAAGAGCAGCCGTGCCCGCCAGCGAGTGACGGTGCGTAGGGAATATCCCGGTGAGGGCCCGGTGAGAAGCGGTGAGGGACGCGTGCTGCCTCCCAGTCCGGGATCCCCCCCGCGGGCTCGCAATGGAGCGGCCGAGCCGTGGCTGCGTCACGTGGAACTTGGGATGGGCGGGGGCGTGGGGGCAAAGGGAGGTGAAGAAAGGAGTCACGTGACCGGGGGTCGCCGCCGGGGGGCGGGGGCTGGGTCACATGGGCGGGGCGTGGCGGCAGCGGGAGCCTATCGCGGGCGGGGGCGGGACCCGGCGCGGTGACGTCACCCCGCGCACGTGTTCCGCTTCCGGTGCGCGATGCGGGCtccggcggcggccgcggggcgggagcggggagcggcaAAAGCGCTCAGGATGAAGGCGCCGAAGAAAGCGTCTAAAGCGACCAAAGCGGCCAAAAGGGCGAGACCCAAGCGGAGGGCGAAGCTGGCCGCGGCGAATGAGGCGGCGGCCACCGAGGCGGCGCGGCGCGCCCGCCACCTGAAGGCGCTGAGCGGCGCGTCGGGCGCCGAgcgggagctggaggagctggtgtTCGGCGACAGCGTCCACGTGGAGGAGGACGATCTGCTGCGGCGCCTGGCCGGGCCCCGACGGGTACGGCACGTCCAGCCCCGGGCCCTGCCTGGGGTTCAGTGCCCTGGGGTTCAGTGCCCGCCTCGGCCCCGCTCCCTCGCTGCCCGGGCTCCGGGCTCCCCGGTCACACGGCCCCTGCCGTTGTTTTCAggttgctgctgcagaggggaaggacCTCCAGGAAGAGTCCAGCGATTCGGAGGTGGAAAATGAAGCGAAACGTGGCTTACTGCCCAAAAAGCCGGCCTGGgtggatgaggatgatgaagcCGAGGAAAAGTAAGTTCAGGAATTACATTTCACACTTGGGAGTGCTTGTAAGTGGCCTTGCTTTGAATGATCTTTGtgttctgtgtggtttttttctctagtgTTGATATGACCCATAAGTACAGGAAAGATTTCATGAAAAGTGATGCCGAGACAACGCTTACTaagaaaaaactgaagaaaagacTTGAGGAACAGTGAGTTTCACTTTTGTTCTTGTGGCTGACTGCGTTGAGAGGAGATCATTGATCTCCAAGGTGGTACCAGGAGGATGGTTCCAGACTTTTCAGTGGTGCCAAGAACAGGATGAGGGGCAATAACCATCGACTAAAACACAAAAAGTTCCATCTCAACTTGAGGAGGAATTTCTTTCAGTGGAGGATGACAAAGCTCTGGAACCAGGGAGGTTGTGAGTGTccctctggagacattccagaCTCACCTGGACATGTTCCcctgtcacctgctccaggtgaccctgccttggtgGGTGGGGTTGGtctggatgatctccagagggtTGATCTCCCACCCAACAATCTTGTGAcctaaaatacatttatttgaCATTCATAGTCCCTTTGCTCTTTATCCACTGTGCTCCTTTGGCCTTGTCAAAGCCAGTGCTTCCTGCAGtatttgcagtgtttttaaATCACAGACAATACTAAGAATAGTAAATAAAATGTGCATTAGCATTGTCTAGACTAACTTGTTTAATATTTGTATCAAAGTGCTCAAACTAATTTGTCCTCTAGGGAATATACAAGAAACAGTGAActcttaacattttttaaaaaaaactataaaCTTGCATTGTGTTCTAAGTGCAAGTAATCCTGCAAAATTCTGACGTTGCTTCTCATAGAAGGAAATTGCTGTCTCATGAAAgttatgtggtttttttgtctttctcttttctcctaaGGTTTCAGCAAGCCATGGGAGGAGTTCCTGCCTGGGCTGATctagaaaacaggaagaaatccAAAACAGCTTCAAGTGATAGTAAGTATATCCAATATTATTCTGATAAgtgtttctgtgattccctgTTCAGCTTGCTGGAAGATAGTTACTTTTGATACATTCTCAGTTTCAGTAGTGTGATAATATGCTGGATATGTCTGCTTTGTTCCTTCAATGTGCTTTAATTTGTTTCAGTGAGGAATGTTGATTTTGCTGTGGGTGTTTGTGCAATGAGCTGTTTCCATGTGCTTTGGTTTAATGAGGTGACagtgatgaagatgatgatcTGCTACGCAGGACTGGCAATTTCATAAGGAGCTCAGAGTCTCTGCCAAGAGGGATTTTGAAGGTAAATACAAACCTTATCTTTTCACTTCAGTTAGAATTAAGTGCACACTTTGACTCTTGTGTATAAAATTAggaattctgtgaatttgtTTCTGCAGCTAGAAGCTCTGGAGCATAAGCAATTTGAACAGTTCCTATGAAAACATGAAACAATAAACTGAGGTAGATTATTTGATATAAGAATTTTCTGCACTCTAAATAGCATTATGTAGCAggattttaatttctgcagagGGAGGATGGAATTCTCCCACAACTCTGAAGCTATTGAAATGTTCTTTAAGAAGACAGCTTTAAATGAGTATTTCTCACACTGTCTCCTACAGCTGCCTCAGATGAGTCAGAATGTGGTTTTATACTCAGttttaaagcagcagaaaatctaGTGAGTTCAGCCTGTGTTTgccttggagcagctccctgagcaggctgtgtgtgctctgctcACCTCACAAAACTTCATGACACGGCTGGAGGTCTTGCAGCATAAAGAGTAACTGTCTTTTTATTCAGCATAAGtgattgttggggttttttaaactcTCTGATCTGTTGTAGATGAGCACCTGCCTTCCTGCAAACCAGGAACGTTTTGCCAATGGAAAACTGGTGACAGTGCAGTTCCATCCTTCAGCTCAAGTGGTGATGACAGCTGGGCATGATCgctctgtgtccctgttccaggtGAAGAGCTTCAGTTTGTACTCTGCTAATGCTCACTAACACAGCCTGTTTTTTGAGTGTTCATTTAATGGCCTGGAGTGGTagactttgttttctctcttcctctgcacACTGGGTGTAATGGCAGTGATTGCAATGGAAATTCCTTGGTTAAAACGTCTTGGAAGGAATTTCTACCTGTGGCTTCACACTAAGCACATGTAGAGTACTGGCAAAGTTTCTGTCTCAGAGATTTTAGCTGAAGATTTGTGTTCAAAAACTTCTGGTTTGAAGATTTGCAATGACGAGTACTAACGAGGTTTTATGTTTCTAAGTTGTTTGGAGATCCTGTAGTGAGGGGAGCAGTCCAGTTTGCTTTGAGACTGTAAAATTGCTGTGAAATCATGTTGGGGAtggagaggctgtgctgcaggaagaagATGCTCATCCCGAGATACTCAAGATCCTAATTTTACTTAGGAGCTTCTAGCATAGCTCAGTATCACTGGAATGGTCAGACACAAGTGGAATGTGATATCCTCACAGAGCTGCaagaaaacccaaatcaaagcagatgtttccatttaaaaaaagcacaatATAAGTGATTATTTGAACAAAACATGGGCAAGatgaggaagggaaagaggTGTGAGGCCTATCAGAAGGGCAGAGTGCCTGTTACATGAGGTGAGAAACTAAGAATTAGGTAATTTGTAGGAAAGAGGAAGAGTTTAAGGCTTCGAAGTAGTGTACCTCTTACTGCTTAAGTCTCAGCTGAGAAGTTGatatgatttttctctgtaaaagtATTTAATACATTCCTCAATATGATAACCTGGtttgttgctttcttttttgaagGTGGACGGTATAAGGAACCCAAAAATACAGAGCATCTATTTAGAGAGTTTTCCAATTTACAAGGCTCGTTTCAGTGTGGATGGAGAACAAGTTATAGCCACTGGTACTCACCACAGCATGTTCTTTGTGTATGACATGATAGCTGGGACTATCATCCCTATCCCAAAAGTACGAGGTATGTGTTGCAGCTCTGAGTGTCTGGCAGTTGAAGCTGTTCCAAATAGAAATGGGATATgaatttgctttaaaagaaaGTGCAGTGGGTTGTTGGAGGCTGTATTTTTAACTTGTCTTCAAGGATATAAATTACCTTTAGTGTTAATTTGTCTGGGATATTAATTATCACACATGAGCAAGGTTGGGTTCAGCTTCTCTGTGATAGCATattgcagaaatgaaaaactgGAGTCAGGTCTCTGTCATATTCATCCTACTTCTAAATGTTGAGGGCAAGGTATAAATTAAACcaatttcaaatttcaaatcACTTTTTAAAGGTGTGGAAGAAAAATTTCTCAGAAACTTCGAACTGTCTCCAGATGGATCATTTATGTTGCTAATTGGAACTTCAGGCTACCTTCACCTGCTCTCCATGAAGGTACTTCCTCTGCATGGCTCATGTAGCTTCACTTGGtgtcttttcccttttgaaTCTGCCTTTATCCCCCCTGCAAGGCAATCTGACTTTCAGCTGAAGCCAAGGTGTGACATGTGTGTGACAGCCCTCAAAATGCACTGCTGAATCAGCCCTCTGCACTTCAGGGAATTAATTTGGACTCTCTGAGACTTTGTTCTGCAGCTCCATGGGGCTGGTGGAGCTCAGGGCAGTTCCAGGGGGTTTTCAGCTGCAAGAAGTCATGTATCAATGCTGTATTTCAGCTGCTTGCACAAGCACTGTGCTGGCAAAAGGAATGGAAACAGCATGGGAACAGGCACCTGGGGGTGGAAGAAATACAGGATTGCTTTTTTGGGAGTCATGCTAGTGCATGCTGCTGTACCCTGTTCATGAATCATGCCAAACACTGATTCATAATGCATAGAGCAATCcttcagctgaattttaaaatgccttatGCTGGCAGGTGGATTTGTTTTAAACTTTCACagggaaaattacttttaaaggAGAAAGTTCAGTTTTGTGTAACTCAGGCCCTTCAGTGAGGGGCAAACAAGTGTTTGTTGATCCAGTGCAGTTGGACTCAGGAGcttgtgctctgctctgcaggcactgaAAATGTGGGTGCTGTTCTCTGAATGTCAGGGTAGCTAACTTAAGATTTTTGTGGGACAGGAAACAACTTTTCTGTAGATTATTGGTAGAATCTCTGTCAGCATTGTTCTTCATCCTGCAGACCAAAGAGCTGATCAGCACTATGAAGGTGAATGGAAGGTGCACTGCCTCTGCTTTCACCCCAGACAGCAGTAAAATATACAGCTACTCAAGTGAGTGTTCCAGCAGCTCTAATCATAATTCCAGTTAAATTACATGAGTTCTTACAAGTCACTTatcattttagaaaaaaaaaattaaaaattgatgcTAGTATCTCTCCTAAAAATACAACCAAGTGATCAATCCTTAAAGAATGGAATTAACTATTTTAGTGTGCCTTtaattgttgggtttttaaaaaataccctaTATTTGATAGCTGTAAATGAGCTTCTAGTTTTCATCcgattaaatttattttagcaaaatgGATCAACAAAGTGATGTGTGTGTTTTCTCTAATATCCTTCATTCTGCAACCAGAGGAAGGTGAAGTTTTCATTTGGGAtgtgagaagcagaaagtgTCTACACAAATTTGAAGATGAAGGTTCTTTAGAAGGAAAGTGCATTGCTGTTTCAAAAAATAACCAGTATGTGGCATGTGGGTAAGTGTCTGAACTTTGACAGCTTCTTCTGCTGTCATTTTGAAGCTCTTCAGTGAACTTATGGGTGGCTGGTGGGAGTGTAGGAATAGGGTTTGGTTCTAATAAGCTTAGAATAGACATGAATAGATGAATATTCCCTATTTTATgataataatttactttttttttgtacataTAAAATACCATAGTACACCTAAAGCAAAGGAGTGATACTGGTATTGCTATTGCCATGTATGGGTTCAGTTAATTCTGAAATCACACTGACTAAAATCACAAATTCTGTAACAAGAATGTTGATTCAGGGTCTCATTCCTTTTTTAGTTCTCTTCCCTGTACTCTGAAtttggctgctgccaggcagcatGTTAGCCTTTCAAAAGGGGCCTCAACTCAAAGCTACAGGCTGGAACTGTTACTCCAAATTTATTAAGATGCAGTTTCAGCCAGTGTCTGGATTCTTTTAAATGAGAATAGCAAATAAATACCAGGAGTACAATATGTCTATTCCTAGCTCACTgtagaaaaggattttaaagtgAGATAATACTACAGTTATAAAATAAGCCCCACAATAAAAAATTTGAAgttatttcagaatattttgataCCTATCTCTCCTTGCTTTGAATTCATCCTGAATTCATCAAGGTTCTCCACAGCTGAATCTCTTAGTATataagtgaaaagaaaatccaaaacagcaaaaacctAAACCCCCTCCACTAGATACTGTTATAACTCCAAAGAAAAATCAAGCTCCAAACAAAATATTACTACAAACTCAAGTAAATAAttggaaattatatttttgggTGAGTAGTGGCTATAGAGAACAAGGCATCATGTACTGAACTGTTACTTTTGAGTATAATCTTTGTTCATTTTGTTCTTTAGTTCATCCTCTGGAGTTGTAAATTTATACACTACTGATGGCTGCCTCAAAGAAAAGCATCCTAAGCCAGTTAAAGCCATCATGAACCTTGTCACCTCTGCCACCTGTGTGACCTTTAATCCCACCACAGAGATTTTGGCTGTGGCTTCCCGTGACACTGATGAGGCTGTCAAATTGGTATGTTATGTTCAGCTTCTTTATTGCATGAGTTTTTATATCCTGCTAAAAATACTGCTGGTGACATAATCAAATTGATATGAAGCAGATACAGGTGCTGTAAAAGGTGCTGGACCAACCAGATCAGGACATGGCCAAGCCAAGACACTCAGCATTTAcaagaacataattttattttctttggtaaaTTTCctatgaaaataacattttgtagtttagtttacttttttaaaatgctctctAAAATGTCTGGAAGTGTttgaggccaggttggacagggcttggagcaacctagcctagtggaaggtgtcccagcccatggcagggagttggaactggatgaaaACTTTAAGGCACCTTCCAACCTAACCAGCCTGTGATTCTAtttcagtgctgccagcagcaaatGTGAGTTTTCAGCAGCTGGTCACTGTAACCATcttagtacttttttttttttttgccagccTGATCAGAATTCTGGCCAACAGTGGAATTGTTGAATTAATCTGAGGATTTGTAGGCCTGAGAGTTGCAATAATTGGTTCCATGGTGTGttccctgctccttttctccaatAGAATTCTGTATGTAGAGTCATATAGGGAAGGACTATAACTGAACATTTGAACTTCAATTATGCATCtgtagtttaattttatttctagtggtttttttttcctaactttaAATTCTGACCTATTTCTCAATAGGTGCACCTTCCTTCATATACTGTGTTCTCAAACTTCCCAGtgttcagaagaaaacagatttatCTTGCTCAATCTATGGACTTCTCTCCCAGAAGTGGATATTTCTCTGTAGCAAATAACAAAGGCAAAGCTTTGTTATTTAGGTGGGTACTAAGTTAGGTCCATTAATCCCAGATAACATGTTTGTGTTCTGTAACATGGGGCAGATGACTCTAAGGGATAAAGTCATTCCTGATCTGAATTTCACCTGATGAGTTACTGGAGTTTGGAGTtggctttccctgctggagaACAACCCTTGCTCTTTGTCTCATTGTGCAACACACTCTGTTTCcacacttttttattttcctcctctgctggtGTGGTCAGGGGTGAGGAGCAGTGCTAACTCTaagcaggaatattttattttcaactcACAATTTCATGGTGCTTGATAAATTGCTGAATTTTAAGATAAGATTTTAATGATTTTACCCAGGGaaaatttgcagaaatattcctaaatatgaataaatattgTGATTTGTCCTTTCTTTGGACTTCATATTATAATGGCACATAAGTAATTCTAGCAGATGAATGTTTGCTGTCTTTTACTTCATCAGTGTTTCAGATCAGGTGGGGATACTCAGGGACACTGCAGTAATGTGTTGTCCCCTCAACACATTCCTGAGAAGTTTTAaatatctcaattttttttttcttcaggctgaaacATTATTCATCCTTCTGAAAGAAGATACAGGAGAAAATGAACCAGTAACTGAGGTGAAAATTGAACCAGAACTGTTCACAATGTTGGCTTGAGGAGcctcaaaattttcattttgctgcctCCACTTCTTTACAGGTGGCAGGAGGGATTTCCTAGCTCTGTGTGATCTGTCCTGCCTGGAGTTGGAGTAGGGTTGGAGTAGGACTGGACTTGTCCCTCTCAGCTTTTCTGGCAATGCAGCAAGTTGATAGTTCAACCAAAACCAGCCAGACTGAGCTGATTATATTTAAATCAAACTCAGCAATGTTGATGAacagctgcaggctggcagggacTGGGCTTGATCCTGTATTGTGAGCCCACACAAGTCTGTATCATTTCAAATTCCCATTACATGAATTTATTATTCATGTAtataaaattactgtagtttgaaGCATAGTTTGTGTGCAGATATGATTTTATTGTACACTTAAATGTCTTCTTGGGAAACTGGAAAGACTTGTAGGCCTGACAGTAATACAGTAGATTGACAAAAACTCTGTTAATGAGGGGAGGCTGAACTTGTTCTGACTGCTGCATGTTAAAGCTTGCACAGAATTTTGTGATGGCTTGGTGTTtggaaaatattaacaaaattaTCTCTACTGGTCTTTCCCCAGGTGTTGTAACCTGCAGATACAAGATGCTGATAAAAtcaaagtttgttttttttttaatatggaagctacaaaatattaatagaatatatatgtttttttaaaaaaaaaagtttgtttgtttatttgttttaaataaatacaccTGGTAAGTTTCCAGGCAACTT is part of the Catharus ustulatus isolate bCatUst1 chromosome 20, bCatUst1.pri.v2, whole genome shotgun sequence genome and encodes:
- the UTP18 gene encoding U3 small nucleolar RNA-associated protein 18 homolog, with protein sequence MRAPAAAAGRERGAAKALRMKAPKKASKATKAAKRARPKRRAKLAAANEAAATEAARRARHLKALSGASGAERELEELVFGDSVHVEEDDLLRRLAGPRRVAAAEGKDLQEESSDSEVENEAKRGLLPKKPAWVDEDDEAEENVDMTHKYRKDFMKSDAETTLTKKKLKKRLEEQFQQAMGGVPAWADLENRKKSKTASSDSDSDEDDDLLRRTGNFIRSSESLPRGILKMSTCLPANQERFANGKLVTVQFHPSAQVVMTAGHDRSVSLFQVDGIRNPKIQSIYLESFPIYKARFSVDGEQVIATGTHHSMFFVYDMIAGTIIPIPKVRGVEEKFLRNFELSPDGSFMLLIGTSGYLHLLSMKTKELISTMKVNGRCTASAFTPDSSKIYSYSKEGEVFIWDVRSRKCLHKFEDEGSLEGKCIAVSKNNQYVACGSSSGVVNLYTTDGCLKEKHPKPVKAIMNLVTSATCVTFNPTTEILAVASRDTDEAVKLVHLPSYTVFSNFPVFRRKQIYLAQSMDFSPRSGYFSVANNKGKALLFRLKHYSSF